A region of the Microbulbifer pacificus genome:
CCTTCGATTTCTGCGCGGTTCTACCGCTTTAACAGCCTTACTTGCTGAACGGCGCCGCACCGCTATCGAGGATATGTTCGCGGGAAACCGGCATCGCCGGGTTCAGGCGCGCATCCAGCTCCTGCAGGTCATCCGGGCCCAACAGGCCGGCCACCAGCTTGAGGTTCAGGGTGTTGAGGATGTAGTCGTACAGCGCGTTGGCATAGTCGGTTTTGGACAGGGCCAGGGTGCGCTGGGCCAGCAGCACATCGACGATATTGCGGGTACCCACCTCGTAACCAGCCTGGGTCGCATCCAGTGCGCTCTTGGCGGAGATCACCGCCTGCTCGCGGGCTTCCACGCGCGCGGTGTCGGTGGTGACTGCGCGGTGCAGGGTGCGAGTATCCTGGATGGTGTTGCGCTCGGTCAGGTTGCGGATGTCTTCCGCCTGGAACGCCTGGTTGCGCGCCTGGCGCCGGCTGGCACTGAGGCGGCCGCCGGTGTAAAGCGGCATGTTCAGGGTGATTGCTGCGATCTTGGTTTCGCTCTCATCATCGATTGGGGTTGCGCTGGAAAAGGTCGGGAAGCCGGGAAACCTGACATCTCCCGAACTGTCACCGTCGCGGTAGTTCTTGTCGTAGGCAAGGGTTCCGCTCAGCGTTGGCAGGTGTTCGGCGGCCGCGGCGCGGGCGCCGTAGCGGGCGGCGTCGGCGGTCAGGCGCGCGGCCTTGAGAGTGTTGTTGTTCACCAGGGCGAAATCCACCCAGGCGGCGCGGTCAGCGGGGTCCGGCGCGACGACCGCGAAACCCTCTTGCAGCGGTGCCACCACATCGTGGTTAATGCCGGTGAGTACCGACAGTGCGTCGAAATTGCTCAACAGGTCGTCCTGCGCGGTGAGGCGGCGGGCGACGGCGCTGTCGTAGGCGGAGCGCGAGTCGTACACGTCGGTGATCGCCGTCAGGCCCACTTCGAAGCGCTGTTGGGTCTGTTCCAGCTGCTTGGCCAGCGCCTCCTCTTCGGTAATGGCCGCTTGCAGCACGTCGTGGGCGCGCAGTACGTCAAAGTAAGCGGCGGCGACGCGGATCATCATGTCCTGCTGGTTGGCGCTGAATTCGGCAGTGGCCTGTTCGCTGACAGTCTTGCCCTGCTTGTAGCCGAACCAGGCCGGCAGATCGAACAGCGCCTGGTCCAGGCGGGCGCCATAGCCGTGGCTGTCAATATCGCTATCACTACTTGAAACACCGGTGATCAGATCGTCTCGCGAGCACAAGCGAGTTCCATCGGGGCATATCTGGGTGATTGAGCTTGAGTTCGTGCGGGTTTTGGTCACGTCGGCAGACGCATTAACCTGTGGCAGCAGCGCGGAGCGGCCGAGATTCTTCGCCTCGAGGCCGGCGCGGTAGGCGGCGCGGTCGGCGGCAAGCTGCGGGTCGTTGTCGAGGGCCTGCAGGTAAATTTCCCACAAGGTGTCCGCCTGGGCCTGTACCGCGGCGAGACCGGTACTCAGGCCGATGACAGCGGCGGCGAGCATGGATTTGAGCGGGCGACCAAATTGGTGAGCGAGGCGCCCTTTTGCACTTCTTGTCATTACTGTTGATTTCCTGTGACAGCTGCGGTCTTCAAGTTTCCGGTAGCGATGGAATCGGCCCCGGGCTCAAGGGGATCTGCGCCCCCGGCTTTCCTGTAAACCCCGCTTTCCTTTTTGTTAAGGAGTGGAGCCAGTCTGTAATGTGCTCTGAAGGCGTCGCTGGCTTGGCCCGGGGCAATGTTGTATTTCCGTTCGGTACATCGAATCAAGACGGAATCCGGGCCTGCGGTCGCGAGAGTGTACCCTCAGGCCGCAGGAGCGTCGAGGCGACGGTCGCGGCAAATTGGTATATCTTCGTTAAGCTGACGCGAATGTGCGTCCAGTAACAGAACTTAACCACGGACCGGCTCGCCTGGGCGTTTCCCGACCTCTGAGACGCGGTATCGACCGCTGGTGGATGCAGCCCGGGTGCGACCGCGGTGAAATCACTTACAAACAGGGCATCGGCGGGAATGGGGCAGGATTCAGCGCACTACAGGTCGCGTGCATCGCACACCGCACAGCCCCGGGCCTGGAAGCGCGCCTGTCACCAGTGCGACCTGCTGCTCACCCGCGACCACGCGCCGGTTGGCCAGCGCCTGATCTGCCCGCGCTGCGGGGCCACCCTGCACCGCAATATGGAGCGCAGTGTCGCCCACACCGCGGCCCTGAGCCTCAGCGGCCTACTGCTGTTTGTCCCCTCTGCTACCCTGCCGCTGCTGGAGTTCTCGCTGTTTTCATTTGGCGCCGAAAATACCCTGCTGAACGGGGTGCAGGCGCTGTTTGCTGCCGGTTACCTGTGGCTCGCCTCGCTGGTGCTGTTCTGCAGTGTGATTGCACCGCTGGGCAAGTTTCTGTTGCTTGCATTTATCAGCTGGGGCAGCGCCTGGGCTTCACTGGCAAAGCCGGTGGCGCGGGCGCTGCGCTGGTACCTCCACCTGCAGGAGTGGGGCATGCTGGATGTGTACCTGCTGGGGATTCTGGTGGCGCTGGTGAAAATGTCGGATCTGGGCAAGATGTCGGTGGAGCCCGGGCTTTACTGTTTTGTGGCGATGATGGTGGTATCGAGTGCCGCCACCGTGTCATTTGACGCGGAAACCGTGTGGGCGCGGCTCGCCCGTCGCGCCGCCGCTGCGGGCAGTGAAAATGACCCGGAGGCGGTACAGTGAACCGACCGGCGCGCGCCCTGTCTCATGGGTTCTGGACCTGCCTCGGCTGTCGCCAGCTGGTGAAAGTGTCCCGCGAAACCCGCACCTGCCTCTGTCCCCGCTGCGGTGCGCGCATGCACGGGCGGGTGGACGGCAGCATCATGCTGACCTGGGCGCTCACGATTACCGGCGCCCTGTTGTTGATTCCGGCCAATATCCTGCCGGTAATGACGGTGATCTACCT
Encoded here:
- a CDS encoding TolC family outer membrane protein, with the protein product MTRSAKGRLAHQFGRPLKSMLAAAVIGLSTGLAAVQAQADTLWEIYLQALDNDPQLAADRAAYRAGLEAKNLGRSALLPQVNASADVTKTRTNSSSITQICPDGTRLCSRDDLITGVSSSDSDIDSHGYGARLDQALFDLPAWFGYKQGKTVSEQATAEFSANQQDMMIRVAAAYFDVLRAHDVLQAAITEEEALAKQLEQTQQRFEVGLTAITDVYDSRSAYDSAVARRLTAQDDLLSNFDALSVLTGINHDVVAPLQEGFAVVAPDPADRAAWVDFALVNNNTLKAARLTADAARYGARAAAAEHLPTLSGTLAYDKNYRDGDSSGDVRFPGFPTFSSATPIDDESETKIAAITLNMPLYTGGRLSASRRQARNQAFQAEDIRNLTERNTIQDTRTLHRAVTTDTARVEAREQAVISAKSALDATQAGYEVGTRNIVDVLLAQRTLALSKTDYANALYDYILNTLNLKLVAGLLGPDDLQELDARLNPAMPVSREHILDSGAAPFSK
- a CDS encoding paraquat-inducible protein A — translated: MGQDSAHYRSRASHTAQPRAWKRACHQCDLLLTRDHAPVGQRLICPRCGATLHRNMERSVAHTAALSLSGLLLFVPSATLPLLEFSLFSFGAENTLLNGVQALFAAGYLWLASLVLFCSVIAPLGKFLLLAFISWGSAWASLAKPVARALRWYLHLQEWGMLDVYLLGILVALVKMSDLGKMSVEPGLYCFVAMMVVSSAATVSFDAETVWARLARRAAAAGSENDPEAVQ